From a single Scomber japonicus isolate fScoJap1 chromosome 12, fScoJap1.pri, whole genome shotgun sequence genomic region:
- the LOC128368895 gene encoding guanine nucleotide-binding protein G(I)/G(S)/G(O) subunit gamma-5-like: MSGSSNIVAMKKVVQQLRFEASINRVKVSQAAVELQQFCMQNALQDPLLTGVSSSTNPFRPQKVCSFL; this comes from the exons ATGTCGGGCTCCTCCAATATTGTAGCGATGAAAAAAGTCGTACAGCAGCTCCGCTTCGAGGCGAGCATAAATAGAGTCAAG GTCTCCCAGGCAGCTGTAGAGCTTCAACAGTTCTGCATGCAGAACGCCCTGCAAGACCCTCTGCTCACTGGTGTGTCCTCCAGCACCAACCCTTTCAGGCCGCAGAAGGTCTGCTCCTTCTTGTGA